CGGCGGGGGCCGCGCGTGGTGCGGACGAAGACCTGGTCCTGATCGACGAACAGGTCGGGGGCCTGCACGAGCTCGAGCCCCATCGTGCGCGCGAGGAAGCTGTGCTCGAAATAGGCCGAGTTGTAGGGCCCCGGCGTGAGCACGACGGCGCTCGTGCCGCTCGGGCTCGCGGGCGACACCGAGCGCAGCGTCTCGGCGAGCCGGGCCGGGTAATGGTCGACCCGCTGCACGCGCGCTTTGTCGAGCAGGTGCGGCAGGACACGCTTGCTGATGAGCCGGTTCTCCAGGACATAGGAGACGCCGGACGGCGTGCGGAGGTTGTCCTCGAGGACCCGGAAGGTCCCGGCCGGATCACGGATGATGTCGACGCCCGCGATGTGGATGCGCACGCCGCCCGGGGGCCGAAGGCCGTGGACCTGCTTCAGGTACTGCCCGGAGCCGAGCACGAGGTCGCGGGGGACGCGCTCCTCCTTGAGGATGCGCTGGTCCCCGTAGACGTCGTCGAGGAAGAGGCCGAGCGCGCGGACGCGCTGCTCGAGGCCCCGTTCCATGTGGGCCCAGTCCGCCGCGGAGAGCATCCGGGGGATGAGGCAGAGCGGGAAGATCTTCTCCGCGCCGCGCTGGTCCGCGTAGACCGAGAACGTGACGCCCTGGTTGAGCAGGGCGAGCTCCGCGAGGTGCTGCGCGCGCGCGAACTCGTTCGGCGCGAGCGCGCCGAGGAGCGTGGCAGTGCGCAGGAACTCGGGGCGAGGAGCGCCGTCTCGACCAAACAGCTCGTCGTAGGCGCCGGGGAGGGGAGTGTAGCCGGCGAAGAGGCCGGCACCCGGGTTCTCTAACAACACTGGAGTGAAGCTACCGCTGGACGGCCCCCGAGGTCCATGGGCCATTTCCGGTTTCTGCCGTGATGGAGGCAGTGGCGCGGTCGGCCGATCGACTCGGCCTACTCGGCGTCGAGGATCTGGCGCTCTCTGGAGCGCGTGAGCTCGTCGACCGCGGCGAGGAAGGCGTCGTAGTCGATCGGCTTGGGCAGCACTTTAGCGACACCGAGGCTCGTCGCGTCATGTTTTGAAGACGCGGATGAAACAATGACTGGTATACGGGCCGTCTTCTCGTTGTGCCGGAGCGCCGTGATCAGGCCCCAGCCGTCCATCACCGGCATCATGATGTCGACGACGAGCAGATCCGGCGGCGCGATCTGGTCGAGCAGCGCCAGCGCCTCCTCGCCGTTCGAGGCGCAGCGCACCTCGTAGCCGCCCTCGCTCTCCAGGATCATGCTCACGACCTCCTGGATGTTGGGCTCGTCGTCCACGACGACCACGAGCTTGGCGCGGCTGTTCGGCGCGCTCGATCGTGTTCGTACTTCCGCGTTGCGCCGCACCGTCCGACCTCCGAGCGTATCGACCAGCATGCCGTTCTCCCTCGCGCTCTCCGGACCCCGAATTCCCCGGATGAACGAGAGTATTCCCCACGCGCTCCGTTCCGTCGCTGCGTGGAATCCAAGATTGAAAGCTCAGGAGACTCCCGAAAGCGGTGGGGTCTGCGCGCTTGCGTCATTACGCCCGAACCACGATCGGGCGCGCGGCGCGACCGGGACATCCGCGCGCGGACGCCCGTGACACGCGCGTGTCCGCCGCGCCGCCGCGCAGGCGTCGGAAAGCGGGCCATTCCCGAATTTCCAGGGCGAGCGCGCCATGCGTCCGCCTCGCGCCGTCGTTTGTCGCTTGCTCCGAGAGCCCTACTGACCCGCGCTCTCCAGCTCCGCCGTCGCGTCGTGGTAGGCGCGCGTGACGTCGGATTCGTCCAGGATGCCGACGATCTTGCCCTCGGCGTCGGTGACCAGGAGCTCCCGCACGCGCAGCTCCAGCAGCACCTGGAGCGCGTGGTGCAGGTCCTCGGCCTCGCTGACCGAGGCGGGGCTCGCCATCATGTCGTGCGCGATCGCGAGCCCCGAGAGCTCGGGGCTCGTCGCGGTGGCGCGGAGGATCTCGGCGTCGATGGTGCCAACGACCTTGCCGTCCTCGGAGAGCACGGGGAAGGTGTCCTGCCACTCGCACGCCGCGATGCGCTCGACGACGATCGAGGCGGGGGTCCGCGCCTCGAACGACACGAACGGGCGGCTGCGGATGACGATGTCGGCGACGCGGATGCTGCGGAGCACGTCGACGATGAGCTCGCCCCGGTGCGCCGGGGACTCGCGCTTGGTCGCGACCTGCGCGCGGTACAGGGTGCTGTGCCTGAGCGCCACGAAGGCGATGCCCTCGCAGAGCATGAGCGGCACGAGCAGGTCGTAGCTGCCGGCGAGCTCGCAGACCATGACGAGCGAGGCGATGGGGACGTGCGCGATCCCGCCGTAGAACGTGCCCATCCCGACGAGCGCGAACGCGCCGGGGTCGATGCGCGGGTCGCCGAGGAGGAGCTCCGCGGCGCGCCCGAA
The nucleotide sequence above comes from Sorangium aterium. Encoded proteins:
- a CDS encoding circularly permuted type 2 ATP-grasp protein — encoded protein: MAHGPRGPSSGSFTPVLLENPGAGLFAGYTPLPGAYDELFGRDGAPRPEFLRTATLLGALAPNEFARAQHLAELALLNQGVTFSVYADQRGAEKIFPLCLIPRMLSAADWAHMERGLEQRVRALGLFLDDVYGDQRILKEERVPRDLVLGSGQYLKQVHGLRPPGGVRIHIAGVDIIRDPAGTFRVLEDNLRTPSGVSYVLENRLISKRVLPHLLDKARVQRVDHYPARLAETLRSVSPASPSGTSAVVLTPGPYNSAYFEHSFLARTMGLELVQAPDLFVDQDQVFVRTTRGPRRVHVIYRRIDEAFLDPEAFRPDSLLGVRGLMRAYAAGNVALANAPGNGVADDKAVYPFVPEMIRYYLGEEPVLEQVPTYLCMRDDDRRYVLDHLDQLVVKAVDEAGGYGMLMGPQSTAAQRDEFRARIQATPRRYIAQHRIELSTSPTWDPTAKTAVPRRLDLRPYVLTGRDGSWVLPGGLTRVALVAGSYVVNSSQGGGSKDTWVLKGPGENAQRTPSVGAPGAGPAAVNNDPPGAAPGSDPPEAP
- a CDS encoding response regulator, with the translated sequence MLVDTLGGRTVRRNAEVRTRSSAPNSRAKLVVVVDDEPNIQEVVSMILESEGGYEVRCASNGEEALALLDQIAPPDLLVVDIMMPVMDGWGLITALRHNEKTARIPVIVSSASSKHDATSLGVAKVLPKPIDYDAFLAAVDELTRSRERQILDAE